Part of the Musa acuminata AAA Group cultivar baxijiao chromosome BXJ2-7, Cavendish_Baxijiao_AAA, whole genome shotgun sequence genome is shown below.
tAATGTGCTGTATACcagtctatatgatggaggtgatttgtctcatagctactcgtgtggggacactagagatatagtacaggtgctcattggagaataagttcactgattgatccactcacggaatgctggatggttgatgataaatCATCGTCAGATAATGATTCCGTCATCCCAattgtgtatctggttcttagatttgagacactaaatatgtcctatatgagtactccacgctttgatactagacttataggtcaggGAGTTTTAAATCTAGCACAAACGATCATCGAGAATGACAACTAATTTTACGAGGGTAATTGAGTGTtgatataggatcatccactctcggtgtcatgagaggaatatcgtatgtgttcttgctcaagtaaATCCCCAACCAGAATTATTTGGATTGAgatagtagaggaggaaatgaacttTGCTACACACATAAGATAAAaacaatagaaagagaaaaaaaaagaaagataaatttatGGTGGATACACTTTGTTATTAATTATATTGAgatgaatttcatgaaaattatattagGCATGATTTAATTTATCTTTCATTTCTATCGATTTAATTAATGTATACAATGATAGATATTGATTTTGATATTCTTAAgtaatttgatattatgttagtgaaagaaataaatgaagaaaaaatggtgatgttggaaaaaaaaagggaagaataagAATTGTATGcttatattgaggatataataTAAGTATCTAATGACTAAGACTAATTTGTTTATAAAAGAACTAATGCATATAATTTACATGATTTAAAGtcattttattatccataaattataaaaaaatatatgttattaATTTGAGACatatgatttaaaaaattatttgttatattatagagatttattaatttatattatctgaatttatatgaaaatatctattcaatattatttttgaaaagcATTAAAAATGCATGATTACTATTTGGAAGGATATATGATACAATCATATTTAAAATGACATGCAAAAAGATTTACTTAAACTCTTAATTTGTAAAAGTTGTGTTACTTTGGATGACACTATTGTTGTTCAGTGAGTATgattattatatattaaaatataatttaaaaagacTAATTTCTTTTGGGTCCTGACACCTATATCATGACAATTAAAATGGTTTTGAGCTTATCATTGGGATATAATATTATTCGTAGTCATCAATGCTACTATAACTTCTATTGTAATGTCTATATCTTAGTTACACTTATACTTGTGAGCTATTaactatatttatgtttatttataaataattttactgagtcatgatttgaaatgcataTGAATTTTAAGCATtgtaaattgtataaatatgaagaaaatatttgatatgcatgcatatttgaaaaacatatatttAATCAAATCTCGGGACAAATAATATTTATACAATGAGTACGTGCATGCATTACTTCAAGAGGATGGAGATTGGGCTTCTAACCACGTGCTTCCTCGACACCCACCTCAGTTGCCCACTGACTCTGCCCGATCGACCTCCGCTTCTCCTGAAGCAGATGCTGAAGCTTTTCTTCTGGTTCACCTTCTTGAACGACAGCGTGGTTGGCGTAACGCTCGCCGACACCCCCTTCGGCATGTCGACCTTCACCGCGTAAATCGACGTCGGCTTCCCCACATTGGTCACCGTCCGTGTGTAGCTGACCGACTTCGAACTGTTCGCCCGCAGCTTGACCGATATGGAAGGGTAGTTCAGCTCTCCTTGGGAGATGCTCTTAAGAGACGAGCAGCGCACGGGTTTGCGAGTTAGGGCGCTAACAGCTGAGTCATTGTAGCGGAGGCCACAAAGATACGGAACGTAGTCTTCCTGTGTGAGGTCGTAGACGAGACCTGGATCGATGGCCTGCCGTGGATTCACGTGACCCGCGCCTACGGCGAAGAGGTCGGCCGGGTGGTGCAGCTCGTCGAGGATCGGCCCGCCCGTGTTGTCCGTCACGTACGCTGTCGTCATGATCGCCGATTTGATCGCGGCCGGCGACCAGCCGGGGTGCGCTTTCTTGATCAGAGCTGCGATGCCGGAGAGATGCGGGCAGGACATGGAGGTGCCGGAGATCAAGGCGAAGGCCTGGGAGTTCCACCCGGCGAGGATGTTGACGCCTGGGCCGATGATGTCCGGCTTCAGGATCCCCGGCGTGATTTGGCTGGGCCCGCGGGAGGAGAACGAGGCCACATCCGGCGAGTGGGGCCTGTGCATGACGGTGCCGTGATAGATGATGTTCGCGATCGGGGTAGAGGTGGAGTTGATGTAGGCCTGGATCTCGAGTCCGTAAGCGTATGGAACCATGGATGTCGGGAGCACATGGTCGTCGGCTATGATCGTGTACCCGTCTACCGGATAGTTCATGACGATCATCCCGGCACCGCCGGCTTTCTTGACGACTTCACTCATTTGCACACTGTCAATGACGCCAAGCTGGCACAACACTAACTTTCCGCGGACGTCCACACCATCTAAGGTGCCATTGATGCACATGTAGGCGCCATCTTTAGCCGTGACGAAGCCGGGGTAAACGAGAGGTAGCATTTTGGGGTTGAAGGAACGCGGCCGGTGCAGTGATTCCCCATAGAGCTTTCGTCCGTTGCCAAGCTTCACGGAGGCCAAGAAGAGGCGGTCTGTGGTGCTCGCTCCCACCGTAAGTACCCACGGCGCATCGTTATTCACGGAGCCAGGATCAGGCCCCTCGTTGCCGGCTGAGCAGCTGATGAAGACACCTTTGCCGATAGCGTTGAAGGTACCCTGCGCGATCGGGTCCGAGTGGAAGGGAATTGGGTCGGCGCTGATCGAGAAGGAGAGCACGTCGACCCCATCGTCCACCGCGGCGTCCATGGCGGCCAACATGTCGTGACCCATGCATGCGATTTCGTCGCACACCTTGTAGGCAGCGATGTGAGCACGGGGAGCCATCCCGGCAGCGACTCCCGGGGCGAACCCGTTGACGTTGGCACGCTTCACGAACGCCCCGGCGGCGGTGCTCGACGTGTGCGTGCCGTGACCTTCTTCGTCGACGGGCGTGCCAGTCGAACGACGGTCGCGTCCGTCGTGATTGATGAAGGACCTTGCACCGATGAGCTTGTTGTTGCAAGCCGACGCCTTCAAGTCGCAGCGCCCCTTCCACTTGGCCGGCGGCGGCGGCATGCCGTGGTCGTCGTAGGAAGGATGGCCGGGGGTGACGCCGGTGTCGAGGAGGCCGATGATGATTCCTTCGCCCATGTTGCTCTCGTTCCACACGCCCAGCCTCAGTCCCAGGAACTCGGGTGTGTGTGTTGTCTTAAGGCGGTAAACACGGCTGGGGTAGGCGTGCAGAAACCAGTCCATCGTCGACATGGCCTCCACCTCCCTCGGGGTGAGCCGCGCAGCGAAGCCCGTCATGACGTTGCGGTAGGAGTAGATAAGGCGCGAGCGCGGGTCACCTTCTTCAGACTCCAGTCCTAATGGTGTAGCTGCACTCTCCAAGAGAGAGGAGTACCATTCGCTCCATTGGTCTGCGACATCGAAGTCCATCTTCTCGGGGCCCTTGACGTGAACAATGTAAGCCTTCGGCTCCTCAGAGCCGTCGACATGCAAGCCGGAGCGGAGGAAGGAAGCACAGAGGTAGAGGACGAGGGAGAGGGCATGTTTGCTGAGAGACATTGCAGGGATGAGAAGATGCATCACAAAGCAGTGGAGGATGGATATTTAAGAGTGCGGCAGAATACTCGATTTAGTGACGAGTAGCTGTTTGCCAAACCGCCGGAAACTCGATTAGGAAATGGATCTTCTATATCAGGAAAATATTTGTTTGCGCTGAACCAGAATCTAACAGCTGCGCGGACTGTTTGTGTTGGATTTTTTTTATCTGTGCTGAACCAGAATTAGATTTGTGACATGGAAATTTTTCTATGGACATATAATGAATTTTGTTTTTAGAAATACCATAATAAGAGGATAGGTTCCATTAAATCTTTCCTGTAAATGCCTTTTCTGTAGTCATCACTTTTTTTTTATTCTGCTATTGAATCCATTGATTACTATTTTTCTCAATAACAGCATATTTTAGTCAGAATTTGCAAAACATACATCAATGTTTGCATCCGCCATCAAATCCTGTTCAGGTAATACAAAAATTTGTGAGCTATATTTGTTGGGAAAAAtctattaaagcggaataattttttttctctcgtatcaaaatggattcctcatctcatctcaaaatactaacttgacgtggaaaacccaatgtgaaaaAATTAcgtgaccgtagtccacctcaaacttccattatcaccaataatgataataagtttacaataaatcttttttaaaataaCAAGAGGATCATTATAATATCAAGACCacatatcttggctcaagaatagtatatcatcatcacatgaatggatctcataaaaaaaaaattctaggtctcataaaatgagtatcataggaaagtaccttagagagggtaaattacAGATTAGCATCATTAGGATTATAGAGCTTGCGCAAGTATTTCACATATAATTTGGGTCAAAATTGATAAAGTTTGACCCcgtgatcgtcaagcagaaaactcaaaattttatttttttctctccccgtgcgtcgccaccactcACTGCACGCTCTCTAGTTCGCTCCCCTCATGTCTcctccttttttaatttttttttaattattgataaATTAGATTTGGGCTTACAACCCAAATCATTAGTCTAAGCCTACGTATTGGCGGACCAATAATTCTGCCCCTCCAACTCAGTGGGCtatactaagcccgctcttcgcctacatgcttcgagcttctccttaggcaaagactttatcaacatatctgattcattctcattagtatgtatattttccaactgtaattcttttatctcaagcacatcacaaatccagtgatatctcacatcaatatgcttagatctagaattgtatgttgaattcttggagaggtgaatgacgctcgGACTGTcaaagtaaacagtatatccttcttgtttcaagcccaattcttatagaaactttttcatccataaagttttctTACAAACTTCAGTAAttactatatattctgcttctgtggttgataaagcaacacaattctgtaacttagaTTACTAAAAGActgctcctcctacaaatgtcatcaagaatctcgaAGTAGACTTCCTGAAATCAGTATCACCTGTCTTTTCTGCATCTGTGTATCTTtctaggttcatcactgccaaaacataaacacaatctagaagtacctcttagatatcttaatatccatttcattgTTGCCCAATATTCCTTTCTAAGGGTCGGTCAGCGAAAGATGTTTCAAGGGGGCAGAATACAACATGAAGCAGTGAAGAGCCAGCAATAACAAGTGTCAGGAagcaagggaagaagaggaataaTAAGAATCGATTGAATGCTCAAACGATGAAgcctcattttcatagcaaccagcttgtttgcgagactctgaaataggcttatgtgctcaacaatattactaccatctttatacttcaaatttacaagtaatagagaaattctattttccaTTATCTTTTTCGCCAAGAGATTTTCTaatctttgccaaacaacatcagctctgatttcatcagaaatatgctcatgcaaatttatgtCCATCCATATTCTAATAtaagcaatagcttttctatattgaacctctcattcctcatcgtccatagtagaaggtttatctttaacctcgatgggcttatataaatctttgtaataaaacaaatcttccatcatatgcaTCTAaattgaataatttgatgagttcaatttaatcatattatctgactcttccatttcaatcacataagaaaaaactagcaccaaacaacctgttgctctgataccacttgttgggaaaaacctgttaaagcagaataattcttttccctctttatgtatcaaaattggttcctcattaaaataccaacttgatatcaaaagcaCATATAAACTAGAACGACATAAACAATAGAACAATGAATCAATTACAAAGTGAGACCAAATTCTTAatatgaaaaacccaatgtgagaaaaacctcgagaccgtagtccacctcaaacttctactatcaccaataatgataataggctTATAATAAGTTTCTCTAAAAtaataagaagatcatcataacatcaagatcacatatcttggctcaagaatagcatatcatcatcgcataaatggatctcatcaaaaggaaaattctaggtctcacaaagtggatatagtaggaaagtacctcaAAGAGAGTAAACTACGTATAATTTGAGATAAAACTGACAAAATTTGACCCATGTtcgttttttttctctctcctctttctctttgttcttttcgaactcaaaatcttatttttttccACATCAGAACTCAAAAGCTATCTGTTCTTTTCCGCATCAGAActcaaaatcttatttttttctctctcctctttctctctgTACTTTTCTCTCCCTGTGTACTGCCACCACTTGCTGCATGCTCTCTCGTTCGCTGCCCTCGTGTCTCCtcctatttcttttttatttttttagttattGATAAATCAGATTATGGGCCGGAGCCAACAATATTTATGTTTCTTAATTAgcacatatataatatattgccTTGACATAAATGTGGTACGACGTTATAAAAGAATTGTTTTTAAATCTTAAAACAGAACATATTTCGTATATTGTCTAATTAGTATTTAATTTTATGTGAAATGACATTAGTGATTGAGTATATGATTGTGAACTACATGActaaaatttaaatcatgaaaataACTTCTCTATTTATGGGGGCACCGTATatcaatttaataacatattactttttaatttttgttcttattttatttttcttattgtcATGGTATCGTTGATCGAAGAGTTAACATGGCCTGGTTCAATATTGAAGACACAGATCTATCCTGAGGTCTCTCGGGGTCCTTGCCAGGGCGGATGAGATAGCTCGAGTGAGTAGTTAAGGTGACAAATAGATTCTTGAGGCATTGTTGGCTTAAGGCGACTGACTCATGGTCATCTCAAGGTGTGATTTGTCTCTTGAGGGAAGTTCGGGATCATCTCGAGAGGCATCTTGGCCTTGTCCGGAAGTTCTCAGCATCGCTTCAAGGTGCTCCTTTGATGTGCTTATGCCCTGCACAAGCAGTTGGTGTCGGGGGATGTCTCGATTCAACTCATTTGACGCTCAAGTCAGTAGAGTAGATGGAGGAGATTTAGTAGAGTTGAGATTGCCTACCCCCATTTGATCTAGAGGCTTGGGTCTTATACCTGAGCAGTCGGTGGCATGAAGCCAGCGATGGGTTAGGGCACATCTTACCCTGCAAGGGGATCATCGATGGTGGTAACTGATGAGCGTGTCCTCTGAAGGATGACATCAAGGTAGGGTGCTTGTGATGATATGCTTTGTCATGGCTTTTGGCCTGTTCGAGATAGGTAGGATATGGCCCCTTGCATTGTTCATCTGGAAGGTAGGGTTGGGGAAATTGCGCCATGTCGTCTAGCTTCAATGCGTGCATGCAGGCCTTCCCTTAGCTGTGGTTGAGGTGGCTTCTTTAGTTCAGGTGATGGGGTGAGTTGGCAACGCTGTTATTTTCCTTATCATTCGTCCCCTCTAGAAGACCTGCTTTGAGGCCTGAGTAATGGTTTCAAGGCACATCGTTTGGATTCATGGCTTTGCTTCGTTTGGGTGTACCGAGTTATGGGTGCTACTATGTAGCAGCTTCATGCTTCTCGTGATGGTTTTTCATGGGCGTTGGTATCGAGTTTATCCGTCGTAGCAGGTTTTTACCGTAACGAGTATAAAGCCCGTCTTGGTGGATCTTGCCTCGACTACCACAAGGGTCCGTCGTGGCAGATTTGCTTTGATCGTCGTAGTGAGAGTAGGGGTCCGTCGTGGTGAATCTTGCCTTGACCACCGTAATGGGAGTAGGGGTCCACTATCACGGATCTTGCCTTGACCTTTGTAGCGGGAGTAGGAGTCCATCATGATGGATTTTGCCTCGACCGTTGTAGCTGGAGTAGGGGCCTGCCATGACGGATTTTGTGTTGACCATCGTAGTGATAGTAGGGGTCTACCGTAGCAGGAGTAGGGGTCTACCATTGGGGATTTGATTTAGTAGgtcctttctttttcctttgttttttatTTGGTCTCTCCCTTCTGTGCTTCGGGAGTTCATTTCATCTCTAATTTTTGACCTCCCCTTTTCACTTCGGGGGGTCTTCTTCTCTATTTCTTTTTACCTCCCCCTTCCACTCCAAGAGGTTGCTTTTATCACTGCCTCCCCATTTGCTTCAGGAGGCAGGGGCAGGGTCTCCTTCTGGTACTCCCAATAGAGGACGCTAGTTTGGGGCTCCACTATAGCAAGCCTTGGCTCGACCGTCGTAGTGGGAGTATTGATCCACCGTAATAGGTCTTCGCTCGATCGATGTAGCATGAGTATTGTTCCATCGTGGCGGCTTCTGCCGTAGTGGGTCTTGGCTCGACCGTCATGGCAGGAGTATTGATCCATCGTGGTGGCTTCCACCATAGTGGGTGTTGGCTCGACTGCTGTAGCAAGAGTATTGATTTATCGTGATTACTTCTGCTGTAGCGGGTCTTGGCTCAACCACCATAACGGGAGTATTAATCCGCAATGGTGACTTCCATAGTAACGGGACAAAGCTCAACTATCGTAACATGAGTATTGCTCCATTGTGGTAGCTTCTGCCATAGTGAGTCTTGACTCGACCACCATAGCGGGAGTATTAATATAtcatggtgctagtcataggtgtcctgtaagccaatcatgtgagtgatgacacatggaaACGATACAtactttatttacttattattatttattattatttttcttactttatattgcctattgtatatattgtgatatccgtgGATCTAtgaaatgagaatcagatcataatgagatcacgataacgagatcgattcgtctttaaacataaaccataaataatcttagtcgtaggttactcaagagggatatcgagataaccgaacagactagtatgttgaatacccgtccatatgacggAGGCGATTGGtattatagctactcgtgtagggatactaaggatatagtgtaggtgctcattggagaataggttcatcgaatgatccactcacagaatgctggatggttgataatacctcattatTAGATAATGATTCAGTCATCCCAattgtgtatctggttcttagacttgagacaccaaagatgtcctatatgagtactctactctttgatagtaGACTTATAAGTCAGGGAGTTTCAAATttagcacaatcgatcatcgagaatgacaaccaatcttacgaga
Proteins encoded:
- the LOC135616364 gene encoding subtilisin-like protease 4; the protein is MSLSKHALSLVLYLCASFLRSGLHVDGSEEPKAYIVHVKGPEKMDFDVADQWSEWYSSLLESAATPLGLESEEGDPRSRLIYSYRNVMTGFAARLTPREVEAMSTMDWFLHAYPSRVYRLKTTHTPEFLGLRLGVWNESNMGEGIIIGLLDTGVTPGHPSYDDHGMPPPPAKWKGRCDLKASACNNKLIGARSFINHDGRDRRSTGTPVDEEGHGTHTSSTAAGAFVKRANVNGFAPGVAAGMAPRAHIAAYKVCDEIACMGHDMLAAMDAAVDDGVDVLSFSISADPIPFHSDPIAQGTFNAIGKGVFISCSAGNEGPDPGSVNNDAPWVLTVGASTTDRLFLASVKLGNGRKLYGESLHRPRSFNPKMLPLVYPGFVTAKDGAYMCINGTLDGVDVRGKLVLCQLGVIDSVQMSEVVKKAGGAGMIVMNYPVDGYTIIADDHVLPTSMVPYAYGLEIQAYINSTSTPIANIIYHGTVMHRPHSPDVASFSSRGPSQITPGILKPDIIGPGVNILAGWNSQAFALISGTSMSCPHLSGIAALIKKAHPGWSPAAIKSAIMTTAYVTDNTGGPILDELHHPADLFAVGAGHVNPRQAIDPGLVYDLTQEDYVPYLCGLRYNDSAVSALTRKPVRCSSLKSISQGELNYPSISVKLRANSSKSVSYTRTVTNVGKPTSIYAVKVDMPKGVSASVTPTTLSFKKVNQKKSFSICFRRSGGRSGRVSGQLRWVSRKHVVRSPISILLK